From the genome of Frankiales bacterium, one region includes:
- a CDS encoding DUF1003 domain-containing protein has protein sequence MARESSRGPRLDQPLERGITLRPSVDPERVGRLSERIARFLGSWRFIGYMTAFIVAWVTWNVAGPKSLRFDEWQFIGLTLLLSLQASYAAPLILLAQNRQADRDRVQYQEDRARTERLIADTEYLMREIASLRVALGEVATRDYLRSELRDLLDDLDEREARIAQSRKKKGKGAAREPLPDDDADEEPGVGTPASAE, from the coding sequence ATGGCGCGTGAGTCCAGCCGCGGGCCGCGCCTCGACCAGCCGCTGGAGCGCGGGATCACCCTGCGCCCCAGCGTCGACCCCGAGCGCGTGGGCCGACTGTCCGAGCGCATCGCCCGGTTCCTCGGCTCGTGGCGGTTCATCGGCTACATGACGGCGTTCATCGTCGCCTGGGTCACCTGGAACGTCGCGGGGCCCAAGAGCCTGCGCTTCGACGAGTGGCAGTTCATCGGACTGACCCTGCTGCTCTCGCTCCAGGCCTCCTACGCGGCGCCCCTGATCCTGCTCGCGCAGAACCGGCAGGCCGACCGCGACCGGGTGCAGTACCAGGAGGACCGGGCGCGCACCGAGCGCCTCATCGCCGACACCGAGTACCTCATGCGCGAGATCGCGTCGCTGCGCGTCGCGCTCGGCGAGGTCGCCACCCGCGACTACCTGCGCAGCGAGCTGCGCGACCTGCTCGACGACCTCGACGAGCGCGAGGCACGGATCGCGCAGTCCCGCAAGAAGAAGGGCAAGGGTGCGGCGCGCGAGCCGCTGCCCGACGACGACGCCGACGAGGAGCCCGGCGTCGGCACGCCCGCATCCGCCGAGTGA
- a CDS encoding P-loop NTPase has protein sequence MSLLELVDAALATVEDPEIRRPITELKMVKSREVVGDVARVAVYLTVAGCPMRDTITTRVRDAVGAVPGIREVQVELDVMSEEQRKELRAGLVGHDQREIPFAKPGSLTRVYAIASGKGGVGKSSVTANLAVQLAADGLSVGLVDADIYGHSIPRILGATEPPTMVEGMIMPPQAYGVRVISMLPFKPGGVSQPVAFRGPMLHRALEQFLADVWWGDLDVLLLDLPPGTGDVAISLAQLLPSAEVLVVTTPQTAAAEVAIRAGMLAQQTRTRVSGVIENMSAFPCPHCGEPMDLFGSGGGEVVAQTLSTELGTEVPLLGRVPFDVRLREGGDDGRPLVLTEPDAPASTVLREIAGRLASRSRGLVGMPLGITPAGRA, from the coding sequence ATGTCCCTTCTCGAGCTCGTCGACGCCGCGCTGGCCACGGTCGAGGACCCGGAGATCCGGCGTCCGATCACCGAGCTGAAGATGGTGAAGTCGCGCGAGGTCGTCGGCGACGTGGCCCGCGTCGCGGTCTACCTCACCGTGGCCGGCTGTCCCATGCGCGACACGATCACGACGCGCGTGCGCGACGCCGTCGGCGCCGTCCCCGGTATCCGCGAGGTGCAGGTCGAGCTCGACGTCATGAGCGAGGAGCAGCGCAAGGAGCTGCGGGCCGGCCTCGTGGGCCACGACCAGCGCGAGATCCCGTTCGCCAAGCCGGGCAGCCTCACCCGCGTGTACGCCATCGCGTCCGGCAAGGGCGGCGTGGGCAAGTCGTCCGTGACGGCCAACCTCGCGGTGCAGCTCGCCGCGGACGGCCTCTCCGTGGGGCTCGTCGACGCCGACATCTACGGCCACTCGATCCCGCGCATCCTCGGCGCGACCGAGCCGCCCACGATGGTCGAAGGCATGATCATGCCGCCGCAGGCCTACGGCGTCCGGGTCATCTCGATGCTGCCGTTCAAGCCGGGCGGCGTCTCGCAGCCGGTGGCGTTCCGCGGCCCGATGCTGCACCGCGCGCTCGAGCAGTTCCTCGCCGACGTCTGGTGGGGCGACCTCGACGTGCTCCTGCTCGACCTCCCGCCCGGCACCGGCGACGTCGCGATCTCCCTCGCCCAGCTGCTGCCCTCGGCGGAGGTCCTCGTCGTCACGACGCCGCAGACCGCCGCGGCCGAGGTCGCGATCCGCGCCGGCATGCTCGCCCAGCAGACCCGCACGCGGGTGTCCGGCGTCATCGAGAACATGTCGGCGTTCCCGTGCCCGCACTGCGGCGAGCCCATGGACCTGTTCGGCTCGGGCGGCGGCGAGGTGGTCGCGCAGACCCTGAGCACCGAGCTCGGCACCGAGGTGCCGCTGCTGGGACGGGTGCCCTTCGACGTCCGGCTGCGCGAGGGCGGCGACGACGGCCGGCCGCTCGTGCTCACCGAGCCGGACGCCCCGGCGTCCACCGTGCTGCGCGAGATCGCGGGGCGGCTGGCGTCGCGCTCGCGCGGGCTGGTCGGGATGCCGCTGGGAATCACGCCTGCGGGCCGGGCCTGA